One window of Dermacentor albipictus isolate Rhodes 1998 colony chromosome 9, USDA_Dalb.pri_finalv2, whole genome shotgun sequence genomic DNA carries:
- the LOC139049754 gene encoding serine/arginine-rich splicing factor 4-like, with amino-acid sequence MERRRRSSSSKSSSRSRQTSRSSTGSGQSNRSRSKRRSNSTVEASAAKPVQAAPAESTTGQWKKTKAPGTTNSEARRGASSRRLGVTVPPPHRIDEAQPAHRHSTGEVKYITREDIRSSLGDSKYPTGETARSSSLGETRYPTGEMARSASLGESRYPTSETARSASVGEIRYPAKKSRSTRRVEVTFSVAEQQRVGETSSWKPLILKIALVVGLLAVVLTAVFVLLMPSRPSGSAPEATASAGPYAVCETADCVAHAKILLSTDPAASNPCDDFGLFVCSAWKKPLMAMCSLTEQVLRLLPITLGLCFSKKRKRRTQYA; translated from the exons ATGGAGCGGCGCCGGCGCAGTAGTTCGTCCAAATCTTCGAGCAGGAGCCGGCAGACGTCGCGGTCCAGCACGGGCAGCGGGCAGTCCAACCGCTCGCGGTCTAAACGCCGCTCCAACTCCACCGTCGAAGCCTCGGCGGCCAAGCCGGTCCAAGCCGCTCCGGCCGAGTCTACCACAGGCCAGTGGAAAAAAACTAAGG CCCCTGGTACAACGAACTCGGAGGCGCGGCGCGGGGCGTCATCGCGGCGTCTCGGCGTGACGGTGCCGCCGCCGCACAGGATCGACGAGGCACAACCCGCCCACAGGCACAGCACAGGAGAAGTCAAGTACATCACCCGCGAGGACATCAGGTCCAGCTTGGGAGACAGCAAGTACCCCACTGGCGAGACGGCGAGGTCCTCTAGCCTGGGAGAAACCAGGTACCCGACTGGCGAGATGGCGAGGTCCGCCAGCCTGGGAGAAAGCAGGTACCCGACCAGTGAGACGGCGAGGTCCGCAAGCGTTGGAGAAATCAGGTACCCGGCTAAGAAGTCCAGGTCCACAAGACGCGTGGAAGTCACGTTCTCCGTCGCCGAGCAACAGCGCGTCGGGGAAACTTCCTCCTGG AAGCCGCTCATCCTCAAGATCGCGCTCGTCGTGGGCCTGCTCGCCGTCGTACTCACTGCGGTGTTCGTGCTGCTGATGCCATCGCGGCCGAGTGGGTCCGCGCCCGAGGCGACCGCCAGTGCGGGGCCCTACGCTGTGTGCGAGACGGCCGACTGCGTGGCGCACGCGAAGATACTCCTGTCGACCGATCCGGCGGCCAGCAATCCGTGTGACGACTTCGGCCTTTTCGTGTGCTCGGCGTGGAAGAAGCCCCTGATGGCCATGTGCTCGTTGACCGAGCAGGTGCTGCGGCTTCTGCCCATAACGTTGGGCCTCTGTttctccaaaaaaagaaaaagaagaacacaaTACGCTTAA